Proteins encoded together in one Orbaceae bacterium lpD01 window:
- the lolA gene encoding outer membrane lipoprotein chaperone LolA, producing MKKIFTLLVLLFSLMTSYPVWATQANAKAELQTRLNKLDGFYSQFSQVVKTQEGDLVQEGEGELWISRPYYFNWKLSSPDELSIISDGKTVWIYTPMLEQVTAMSLSNIADNHLLLLITDSHNSIWDGYQVTRNNDLFELMPISQKGQKFQITVTAEGKIISFKIIEEDGQNSFYQLTHHKLAKIDESKFTFIIPKGVTLDDQR from the coding sequence ATGAAAAAAATATTTACTTTACTGGTGTTACTATTTTCATTGATGACCAGCTACCCAGTTTGGGCGACACAAGCTAATGCGAAAGCTGAGCTCCAAACGCGTTTAAACAAACTAGATGGTTTTTATAGTCAGTTTAGTCAGGTGGTGAAAACTCAGGAGGGCGATCTGGTTCAGGAAGGCGAAGGCGAACTTTGGATCAGTCGGCCTTATTACTTTAACTGGAAATTATCCTCACCGGATGAGTTATCGATTATCTCTGATGGCAAAACGGTCTGGATCTACACGCCGATGCTTGAGCAAGTGACTGCTATGTCGCTAAGTAATATTGCGGATAATCATCTACTGCTATTAATTACCGATAGTCATAATTCAATTTGGGATGGTTATCAAGTAACCCGCAACAATGATCTGTTTGAATTGATGCCGATTAGTCAGAAAGGACAAAAATTTCAAATTACGGTCACCGCTGAGGGGAAAATTATCAGCTTTAAGATCATTGAAGAAGATGGCCAGAACAGCTTTTATCAACTTACCCATCATAAACTAGCTAAAATTGATGAAAGTAAATTCACTTTCATTATCCCGAAAGGAGTCACGCTGGATGACCAGCGGTAA